ACGGCCGGATTCGTCGTCGCGGATACGTTCCTCGAGTTCGCGGCGTTGTACGCGCTCTGGGCGCTTTCGATGGCGCTCCAGAGCGGAACCGCAGACGCGTGGCTGTACGACGCGTTACGCGGGGCGGTCGACGATCGCTCGTTCACGCACGTCCGGGGCCGAGGCGGTTCCGTCTACCAGTGGATGTCGGCGGTCACAATGGTCGCAGGCGGCTTCCTGTACGTCGTCCACCCCACCTACCCGTTCGTCGCATCGGCGCTTCTCAACGCGGTCGGGGTCCTGATCGTCCTCGCGATGCCCAGGAATCCGCGGTTCGAGTCGTCGACGGGCGACGATCGCGTCGGCGTCCGGGAGTCCGTCTCGATACTCACCACGCAGTTCGCAACCCCCGCACTTCGAGTGTTCGTCGTCTACGTCGCGCTGTTTTTCGGGGTGGTCCACGCGGCCGACGAATACATCCAGCCGATCACGGTCGACGTCGTCGAGGCCCGCGTCGGGGACGTCCTCTCGAGCCCGGAACTAGCTGGACTCCCGATCCAGGCGGAGACGACGCTCGGGTTCGTGTACGCCGGGTTCGCCGTCGTCGCCGCCGTCGCCAGCTACCACGCCGAGACCGTCCGCCGTCACGTCGGTCTCCGTCGCGCGCTCGTGGCGCTTCCCGTCTGCGTCGCCGCGGCGTTTCTCCTCCCACTCGTGTTCCCGTTGCTCGCGATTCCAGTCTTCTTCGCGATGAAAGGCGGAGCGGAACTGGTCACGCCGCTCGTTGCACAGTACGTCAACGATCGAACGGGCGAGACCAGT
This region of Natronobacterium texcoconense genomic DNA includes:
- a CDS encoding MFS transporter; translated protein: MVRDGPQPVVLTYYLYQAADSVGFIWPIFTLFLLWNDLTYTQIGTLSALSAILVVSLELPTGYVADRYGRRTALAIGMTAMAVSTAGFVVADTFLEFAALYALWALSMALQSGTADAWLYDALRGAVDDRSFTHVRGRGGSVYQWMSAVTMVAGGFLYVVHPTYPFVASALLNAVGVLIVLAMPRNPRFESSTGDDRVGVRESVSILTTQFATPALRVFVVYVALFFGVVHAADEYIQPITVDVVEARVGDVLSSPELAGLPIQAETTLGFVYAGFAVVAAVASYHAETVRRHVGLRRALVALPVCVAAAFLLPLVFPLLAIPVFFAMKGGAELVTPLVAQYVNDRTGETSRATVLSTISMAKAGVRAPLMPLAGLVADVASPITAVGTLGGGFLTVAVLIIAVASPVVIDASGRPQDEA